In the genome of Cucurbita pepo subsp. pepo cultivar mu-cu-16 unplaced genomic scaffold, ASM280686v2 Cp4.1_scaffold000512, whole genome shotgun sequence, one region contains:
- the LOC111785489 gene encoding LOB domain-containing protein 21-like isoform X1, translated as MRGCHDTRSSSSCAACKLLKRRCTPTCIFAPYFRSDEPKKFAKVHKVFGASNVSKILTEVPEEQREDTVNSLAYEAEARLRDPVYGCIGAIALLQTKMAELQHDLALAKARLARYAAANNNYSSSTSLGVLENCVVNMSYGGLSFSGQSSDDISQYGYLCDFTHFPYPFQA; from the coding sequence ATGAGAGGGTGCCATGATActcgttcttcttcttcttgtgcAGCCTGCAAATTGCTGAAAAGAAGATGCACGCCCACTTGCATATTTGCGCCTTATTTTAGGTCTGATGAGCCGAAGAAGTTCGCCAAGGTTCACAAAGTGTTTGGGGCGAGTAATGTGAGCAAGATTCTGACGGAGGTGCCTGAGGAGCAGAGAGAGGACACTGTGAACTCTTTGGCTTATGAGGCGGAGGCTAGGCTGAGAGATCCTGTTTATGGATGCATCGGTGCCATAGCTTTGTTGCAGACTAAAATGGCGGAGCTTCAACATGATCTTGCTCTTGCCAAAGCTCGCCTAGCTCGTTATGCTGCtgctaataataattattcttcttctacttctttGGGTGTTTTGGAAAATTGTGTTGTTAATATGTCTTATGGTGGATTGAGTTTCTCTGGGCAGAGTTCTGATGATATCTCCCAATATGGTTATTTATGTGACTTTACCCATTTTCCATATCCATTTCAAGCTTGA